CCCTATCGGTAGATAATTAATAACCAAAGAGTTGGAATTGAAATTAGCCAAGTCCTGCCCGATTCCTTCAATATTAAACCGGAAAAAGTTTTTACGAAACACATCTCCCTCGTTCAACAGGACTTTCAGTTGCAGAGAGGAAAAGTCCCATGGAACCCGAATAGTTTCAATAGCTTTCTCCCGCTTCTCGGATAATGGGACAGGCAAACCATTCAGTAATACATCTAGTAATTCAACAGTATGATCTTCTTCCGTTTCTAAATGAAAGCCAGAATTTATCACTGTCATCCCCATAGTACCACCTAGAAAAACATCTCCATTATGAGCAAGAAGAGTGGCCTGAAAAAGATATTCGTTAGGCAAAACCCCGTCCACCTCGTCCAATGTAACAAAGTTCCGAGTGAGAGAAGAATAAACGAACAAATATCGTCTTGTTCCTACCCATATCCGATGTTGGTTATCAGTTACAACAGAAGATACCTCTTGAAACAAACTCGTCTTGATCAACTCGCTCTCTCCTGTTCGTGGATCGTAACGTACCAAGCCTTCGGTAGACGCTAACCAGAAAACGCCATCCTGGTCACGCGATGCATCATTAATGATATATTTCCCCTGATAAATCGTCCTGAAAATCCCTTCCGAGGAATCATATTCGCAGATATTTTTCAAATCGGTAAGATAAGTTTTCGTACCCACAGTAGCTATGATCAAGGGCGAATTTCGTTCGTATTCTCTTCCCATAGTGGCTACAATCTCAAATTTACGACGAGTAGTATCGTATATAAAAATATGTTGGCCACTGAAAAGAATCTTGTCTGGCGTTACCCGTCGGATGTTGACAGAGAAACCGTCAATACATTCACGATCATTTGTTTCTTTATCGACCAGAACAAAAGGACGTACCCGTCCCGTTTGCTTATGAAAAATAAAGAGTCCCTCGTTGAAAGAGGAAAATAATAATTCATCAGGGGTATATTCGACAATAGAAACCACCTTTTCATGCATAGTAGAAGGATAATGCTTAAAAGTTCCCGTTAACGGATCAAACCTATTGATTCCACCGCCATCAGTCCCCACCCAAACCATTCCATCACTATCTTGGAAAAAACTATTGATGGTCTGATTGCTCAACCCATATAAATTGCCAAAAGGAACATTCTGATAAGAACAAGCAAATACATTTCTTATACCAATCAACCCTCTGCGGATACTGCCCGCCCACATATTATTGGCAGAATCCAAATAAAGCCGATAAATGGTATTGGCAGGAAAGGAGTGAACATCATCCTGCTTTTGCTGAATGTTGGTAAACGAAAAATCATCCAAGGAAATGATGTTAATTCCGCCACCATCAGTTGCCACCCAAAGCTGATTATCTTTCTCCATAATATCATGAATGACATCGTACGTCAGAGAGGAATTGGATGTTGTAAAATGTTTCAAAAGTTTACCTTCTTGATAGCAGTACAGCCCACTACCATAAACGCTCACCCACAGACGCTTATGGGAATCTAAGAAAATAGTAGTATAACTCTTTCCGGTAAAAGCATCTACCTTCTTCAGTTCGTGGGTTTTAATATTGAAAGAATATATGCCATTCCAACATGAGTTAAGCAAGATATGTTCGTCATCGTAACGCACCATCTCCCAAAAAGGAACATAATAAGCAGGATCCTTTGCATAATATAAAGGTTCAAGTTTATTAGTGGCATAAGTATATTTATAAATATCACCTGACCCACCCAACAAAATTCCCCCTTCTACCAATAAACTGGAAGCAACATAAATAGGTTTACCATTACTTGATAAAGTTTTAAAGTTATCATGGCCTCTATTATAAAGACAAATACCAACTGTTGTGGCTACCCACAAATTATGCAAAGAATCTTCCGCTATAAAAATTATATTATCTGAGGGCAATGTACTTTCGTCCTCCGGCCGATGCAAATAGTGTTTCAAATGATCGCGATCGTAACAATTCAAACCAGACTCTGTACCAATCCATAAATAGCCTCTATGATCATTCAAGATACATTGTACTCTTGACTGCGAAAGTCCTTCTTTAATTCCAAGCTGTTTATAATAATAGTAAGGGGATTGGCTTCGAATGGAATGAGCCATTCCGACAAAGAAGAATATTAAATATATTTTTAACAGAACTTTACTCATATTTAGTAAGACATACAATACGATTTGTAAATATAATAAATTTTATTTTAATAGTACTGTTTTATTTCAAATTCTAATTATAAGTAAAGTACTTTTTCTTCCGTATATAAAATACGAATTAATTTCGAACCTATTTAAACATGAATTTAGCATAACCGTTGGTATGTTCTTCCACCTCCTACGAATACTTCTATGCGCTGAAAAAGAAAATTTATAGTTATAACTGATTTATATCGGGCTGACGTTATTTTACTAAAAAACATTAGATTCTCCTTATATTATAAGGTAGGGAGAATCTTTTTTTTTACTTTTGTGCCCAAATATTGTGGTACAAGCCATTATAAAAGAAAGAATTATGCAGAAAAACCTTGTCATTGTCGAGTCTCCGGCAAAAGCAAAAACGATTGAAAAGTTTCTTGGGAAAGATTTCAAAGTCCTTTCAAGTTACGGACATATACGCGATCTGAAGAAAAAAGAGTTCAGTATCGACGTAGAGAAGAATTTTAAACCCAATTATGAAATTCCGGCAGACAAAAAGGCTCTGGTTAGCACACTGAAAGCAGAAGCGAAAGAGGCAGAAACCGTATGGCTCGCATCCGATGAGGACCGCGAGGGAGAGGCTATCGCCTGGCATCTGTATGAGGTCTTAAAACTAAAACCGGAAAACACAAAACGAATCGTATTTCATGAAATTACGAAAAGTGCTATCTTAAAAGCAATCGAACAACCACGTGATATTGACATTAACCTCGTGAATGCACAGCAAGCACGACGTATTCTGGACCGTATCGTAGGTTTTGAACTGTCTCCTGTACTTTGGAGAAAAGTGAAACCGGCGCTTTCGGCAGGACGTGTACAATCGGTTGCCGTTCGACTGATTGTTGAGCGCGAACGCGAAATCCATGCTTTCAAATCGGAAGCAGCTTACCGTGTGACCGCCGTTTTCCTTGTGCCCGACACTGATGGGAAACTAGTGGAGATGAAAGCCGAACTGGCCCACCGTATCAAAACGAAGAAAGAAGCAGAAGCATTCCTCAACGCATGTAAAGGAGCTAATTTTGCTATCGAAGATATTACTACCCGTCCGTTAAAGAAAACACCTCCTGCTCCGTTCACAACTTCGACATTGCAACAGGAAGCTGCACGCAAATTAGGCTATACGGTGGCGCAAACTATGATGATTGCCCAACGTTTGTACGAATCGGGATTTATCACCTATATGCGTACCGACTCCGTGAACTTGTCGGAATTTGCAACCATAGGCAGTAAGGATGCTATCATCAAAATGATGGGTGAACGTTATGTGCATCCTCGTCACTTTGAAACGAAAACCAAAGGGGCACAGGAGGCACATGAAGCAATCCGTCCTACCTATATGGAAAACCAGTCCATCGAAGGGACAGCGCAGGAGAAAAAACTGTACGACTTGATATGGAAACGTACCATTGCCTCACAAATGGCAGATGCGGAACTGGAAAAGACAACTGTTACAATATCAATTAGCAGTAGTAGTGAAGTCTTTACAGCTATCGGTGAAGTTATTAAATTCGATGGATTCTTGCGTGTATACCGTGAATCTTATGACGATGAAAATGAACAAGAGGATGAAAGTAATCTGTTGCCTCCTCTGAAAAAAGGTCAGAAACTGGAACACGGTCCTATCGTTGCAACCGAACGTTTTACCCAACGCCCACCGCGCTATACCGAAGCAAGTCTTGTACGTAAATTGGAGGAGCTGGGAATCGGTCGCCCATCTACGTATGCGCCTACCATTTCCACGATTCAGAATCGCGAATATGTGGAAAAAGGCAATAAAGACGGAGAAGAACGGATGTTCAATGTGCTGACATTAAAAGACCAACAAGTCAAAGACGAAAATCATACTGAAATTACCGGAACAGAAAAGGCCAAGTTATTCCCTACGGATACCGGAACGGTAGTAAATGATTTCCTCACCGAATATTTCCCTGATATTCTGGATTATAACTTTACAGCTAGTGTAGAAAAAGAGTTCGATGAAATTGCCGAAGGAGAAGTGAAATGGACTTCAATTCTGAAAACCTTCTACGACCAATTCCACCCGTCAGTAGAAAACACTTTGGCAATAAAGACTGAACATAAAGTAGGCGAACGTATTTTGGGTGAGGAACCGGAAACAGGTAAACCTGTTTCGGTAAAAATCGGACGTTTTGGTCCTATGGCGCAAATCGGTACGGCGGAAGATGAAGAAAAGCCACGTTTTGCACAAATGAAAAAAGGTCAGTCCATAGAAACGATCACATTGGAAGAAGTGCTGGAATTGTTCAAGCTGCCCCGTACGTTAGGCGAATATGAAGGAAAGACAGTCAGTGTAGGTATTGGTCGTTTCGGTCCGTATGTACTACATAATAAGGTGTATGTATCGCTCCCGAAAACGATGGATCCCATGGAAATTACTTTAGAAGAGGCGGAACAACTGATTCTAGAGAAACGCACAAAGGAAGCCGAACGCCACATCAAGAAGTTCGCAGAAGAACCAGAATTGGAAATTCTGAATGGTCGTTACGGACCATATATAGCATATAAAGGTAATAACTATAAGATTCCTAAAGATATTGTCCCACAGGATTTAAGCCTGCATAGTTGCATGGAATTAATCAGGATACAGGACGAGAAAGGTGTTACCTCAGCACCAAAAAAGAAATTTGCAAAAAAGAAGTAAATATCTTTTGGAAAGCTTTCGGTTTATTTCTATATTTGCCCATTAATATCTTTATATTTCATTAACATATGAAACAAACAATATTTGTAAAGACATTAATGGGCATATTTTGTATCCCATTGATATGTAGTTGTGTAGACAATGAACGTGATTTATTTCAAGAACCCGAGAAGATTCCCAAAGAACAGTTCTTTGATTTCGACATGAATCAAAGTTTAGCCTTAGATATTGACTATGGCTTTAAGGAAGAATATACGGTTCTTTTTGAGATTTATGACCAAGATCCGATCGAAGTAAATGACAAAGATGGTAGTTGGAAGAAAAAAGAAGTAGAACCCTTTTATCGGGCTGCAACTGACAAACATGGTAAATTTAGTGAAGATGGAATAAGTATACCGGCTGATATCTCAGAAGTATGGCTATCATCCGACTATCTAGGTACAGCATCTCCGGTAAAACTAACAATTAACGCCGATCATCGTATTTCTTTCAACCAAAATGACTATGTTAAGTCCCTGCTTGAAAAAGCATCAACCCCGATAAGCAGAGGGGCAACAGCCAATCAGCACAAATATTTGGATGTCTGGACACTGCTGCCTGGTATGGACTGGGATGACAACGGACGTCCCAATAACTTATCAAAAGAAAAGAATATTCCTCCTGCTGATGTACTTTATAATATAAAAAGCATCTTCGACAAAGCGGGAGGAAGGAACATTCATGATAACTATCCTGAGTTCTTTAATGGTGATATGATATCAGATATCCCTATCACTAAAGATACAGAAGTTAGTCTAGTATTTGTTAACAGTAGTGCCGCATGGTATAATACAGTAGGGTATTACACTTATCCGACCAGCGAAATACCGACCATAGAAAACATCAAAAGGATATTAGCATTCCCAAATGCTTCTCCTATTTATAAAACAGCCGGAGTAGGAGCTTTAGTCTGTGGTGATGAAGTTAAACTAAAATACTGGAATGAAGACACGGGAAAATTTGAAGACAAATTTCCTAAGGGCGTCACTATTGGCTGGTATCTGCAAGGTATGGGATTCAGAAGCACACCTTCAAACGGAGATTCACAAGGCGATCTCGTAAAAGGAATGGGCCCTCGATACTCCACCACAATTTTGAATGAACCGGGAAAGGATGGCGTACAAAGACAAAGAACCATATCGTTACGGGACAGTAAATCTAATCAGATTGTTGCTATCGGATTTGAGGACAACATAGACCTCGATTACTGTGATGCAATTTTCTATGTTCACATAGCCGAAAAAGATGCTATTGATGAAGGTGTAATTCCCGAGTTACCAACAGATCCGGAAGGTCCAACTGATGAAGACAACTATACTTCTTATTCCGGGATATTGACATTCGAAGACTTATGGCCGGAGCAGGGAGATTACGATATGAATGACGTAATGATACGATATACCAGTAAAGTATATAAATCAATACTGACCAATCGTATCTATAAGGTTGTTGACGAGTTCACTCCATTACATCGTGGAGGTTATTTAGTGAATGGTTTTGGTTATCAATTGCATAACACTACTAATAGCGATATTAGCAAAGTTACTATTGAAAGCCCTTCGTATGCGCCCAAATCCCAATATATGCCCGGAGAAACAGAGGCTGGTCAATCACATCCTACAATCTTGCTATTTGATAATATGGCAATATTTGATAATAAAGAAGAAAAAGCCAGGAAATACACTGTAACTATCCAAGTAAATGATGTTACTTCGAAAAGTATATTGCCACCTTACAATCCGTTTATCTTCGTAGGATCTGGCCAAGCCAGAGGTAGAGAAGTGCACTTGGTAAAATATCCTCCTACTGATAAAGCCGATCTTTCATTATTAGGAACAGGAAAAGACGTATCCAGGCCAGAAGAAGATTTATATTATGTTTCAATAGATCTGATGCCGTTTGCACTCAATATGCCGGTTAGTGAATTCCCGATCCCTGAGGAAGGTATAAGAATAGACGAATCGTATCCGAAGTTTACGACATGGGTTAAATCTAATGGCGCACAAGCTAAAGACTGGTATAAGTATCCTAAGAAATAACAATTATCAGCATAAGAAACAGAATCGGGCAGGCAAGGCTTGAACTTTGTCTGCCTTTCTTTTTTACTTTATCCTACCTTAAATCCCCTATCGGTATACACTCTATCAAACAAAGAGAGAGGGGAATCATACGACACGCAACATATTTATAAAATGATCTAACGGGATTCCTTTCATTATATACATAATGAAGCAACCCCGTAGAAAGATATTTTGTTCAGAGAATGTCTTACATTCTGGAAGGTACTTCAATACCCAGTAAACTCATACCCAAACGCACGACTTTGGCCACATTAGCCGACAGAGCGATACGGAACACTTTCACCGCTTCGTTCTCTTCGCGCAAAATACTGAAGTCATGGTAGAACTGGTTGTATTCTTTCACCAAATCATAAGTATAATTCGCAATAATAGACGGGCTGTAATCTTCCCCTGCCTGCTTGACAACAGCAGCAAAGTCGGCAACCATTTGAATCAGCCCCTCTTCTTTTTCGCTCAATTCAATACCAGCAGGAATCTGTCCGGGAACCACAATACCCGATTCGGCAGCTTTACGAAGCACAGACTGAATACGAGCATAAGTATATTGAATAAACGGGCCTGTATTACCATTGAAGTCGATAGACTCTTTCGGATTAAACGTCATATTTTTACGCGCATCTACTTTCAAAATGAAATATTTCAATGCACCCAGACCGACGATACGGGCAATATCATCAGCTTCTTCCTGTGTCAAACCATCCAATTTGCCAAGTTCCTGTGAAGTTTCTTTAGCAGTGGCAATCATTTCTTCCATTAGGTCATCAGCGTCCACCACCGTACCTTCACGAGATTTCATCTTGCCCTCCGGCAACTCTACCATTCCATAAGAGAAGTGAACCAGGCTCTTGCCCCACTCAAAACCGAGTTTGTCAAGCAGAATAGAAAGCACCTGAAAATGATAGTTTTGCTCATTACCTACTACATAAATCATCTTGTCAATAGGATAGTCTGCAAAGCGAAGTTTAGCTGTACCGATATCTTGCGTCATATAAACAGATGTACCATCGCCACGAAGAAGCAACTTATGATCCAAACCTTCAGCAGTCAGATCCGCCCAAACAGATCCGTCCTCTTTTTTGAAAAAGAAACCTTTTTCCAGCCCTTCCATAACCTTCTCCTTCCCTTCGAGATAAGTGTTGGATTCATAATATATCTTGTCGAAGCTGACACCCATTTTCCGGTAAGTTTCATCAAATCCGGCATACACCCAGTTATTCATCATTTCCCACAATCCGCGTATTTCCGGGTCACCGGCTTCCCACTTCACCAACATTTCACGAGCTTCCTGCATCAAGGGAGAAGCAGCTTCCGCTTTCGCCTTAGCTTCATCCTCACTCATTCCCTGTGCCGCAAACTCAGTCATAAGTTCCTTTACCTCCGCTTTATAATGCTTATCGAAAGATACATAATAATCGCCAACGAGGTGGTCACCTTTTTTGCCGGAAGTTTCCGGGGTTTCACCGTTTCCATATTTCTTCCATGCCAGCATGGATTTACAGATATGGATACCACGATCGTTTACGATATTTGTTTTTACTACCTTATTACCATTTGCCGCCACAATGTTAGCCAATGCGTTACCTAAAAGGTTATTACGCACATGACCTAAATGAAGAGGTTTGTTCGTATTCGGAGAAGAATACTCAATCATCACCAATGGCGAAGTTTCGGTAGCTTTCACCAGACCATATTGTTCGTCAGCCTGAATTTCATTCAGCAAATCGATCCACGTAGCCGATGCGATAGTCAAGTTCAGGAAACCTTTTATCACATTAAAAGCTGCTACTGCCGGTTCGTTCACCTTCAGATATTCACCGATTTCCTGCGCCGTCTGTTCCGGTCCTTTTCTTGACATTTTCAGAAAAGGGAACACGACCAGCGTCAGATGTCCTTCAAATTCTTTTTTGGTCTTTTGAATTTGCACCATTTTTTCAGGGACTTCCTGACTGTAGAGTGCTTTCAGTCCGCTAATGACGGACGCTACAAGTTTATCTTCTATCTTCATAATCAAGTTGTTTCTTGCGCGCAAAGATACAAAAAAAGGAGACGTATACGTCTCCTCTTTCTAATTTCTTTCAACTATGATATCTTATTCAACAGCTGCAGACAATTCAGCACCAGCTTTAAACTTAGCTACTTTCTTTGCAGGAATAGTAATAGTTGCCTTTGTAGAAGGGTTAATACCAGTTCTTTCAGCTCTTTCGCTTACAGAGAAAGTACCAAAACCAACGAGAGATACTTTATCGCCAGCTTTCATAGCATTAGTAACTGAAGTGATAAAAGCATCAAGTGCTTTTTTTGCATCGGCTTTGCTCATTTGAGATTCAGCAGCCATTGCGCTAATAAGTTCAGACTTATTCATAATACGTAAAATGATTAATTAATATATATGTTACACAAAAGATTATCCTACAAGGGATTAATTCCACAAATATAGCCGAACAAAACAACATATCAAATAAAAACATAAAAAAAACGCAGCAAATTATTGAAAAAGAGCTAATAGGAAGTCTTTTTCATGCTTTAAAACAGAATTTATTCGTACTTTTGCATCTAGTATCTAAATATTCAGAATTTAAAATGATGCCAACTGTAACTAAAAACCTGATAATTATCAATGTATTAGTATTTTTCGGAACGCTTGTAGCCCAACGTTACGGTATAGATTTAGCTAATTATCTAGGATTACATTTTTTCCTCGCAAGTGATTTCAATCCGGCACAGCTCATCACGTACATGTTTATGCATGGCGGGTTCAGCCATATATTTTTTAATATGTTTGCCGTTTTCATGTTCGGACCGATTCTCGAACAAACCTGGGGCCCCAAACGTTTCCTGTTTTACTATATCCTTTGCGGTATCGGTGCAGGACTCATTCAGGAAGGGGTTCAATATATTCAGTACATAACGGAACTGAGCCAACACACGGAAGTGAACTTAATAGGTTACGGCATCATTTCTATGGACCAGTATCTCAACATGATGACTACCGTAGGTGCTTCAGGAGCCGTTTACGCCATTTTGCTGGCATTCGGAATGTTGTATCCCAACAACCAACTGTTTATCTTTCCGCTGCCTTTCCCTATCAAGGCTAAATTCTTCGTTATCGGATATGCTGCGATTGAGTTATGGGCAGGACTTGCCAACAGTGCCGGAGATAATGTAGCTCATTTTGCTCACTTGGGCGGAATGCTATTCGGGCTTATTCTGATTTTGTATTGGAGAAAAAAAAGTAAAAACAATGGGACATATTATAACTGATTTAAAAGAGACATTCAGAAGAGGGAATATATTTATCCAGCTGATTTACATTAACGTAAGCATTTTTATCATTGGCACGTTAATCAATGTTTTCTTGCAACTATTTCAGCACAGTATACCCGATATATTCGGCATATTCGCTTTACCGGCTTCCTTTATTCGGTTCTTTCATCAACCATGGTCGATTATCACTTATATGTTCATGCACGCCGGTCTTCTGCATATCCTATTCAATATGCTCTGGTTGTATTGGTTCGGAAGCTTGTTTCTACACTTTTTTTCAGCAAAGCATTTAAGAGGTTTGTACATATTGGGAGGTATCCTTGGAGGTTTATTATATATGGTTGCCTACAATGTATTTCCTTTGTTCAATCAGGAAGTAGCAGTTTCTACACTAGTAGGAGCTTCGGCTTCCGTCTTGGCGATTGTGGCTGCCACTGCTTACCGTGAGCCCAATTACCGGGTACAACTCTTTCTTTTCGGCGCAATCCGTCTCAAATATCTGGCACTCGTTGTTATAGGAATTGACGTATTATCTATCACGTCAAGCAATGCCGGAGGACATATCGCTCACTTGGGCGGCGCTCTTGCCGGACTTTGGTTTGCCACCAGCCTAAGCAAAGGGGCGGATCTGACCGCATGGATCAACTGGCTTCTGGACGCTTTTATCTCTCTATTCCAGAAAAAGACATGGAAACACAAACCCAAAATGAAAGTACATTACGGAGGAGGCACGACCAGTCGTGAAAAAGATTATGATTACAACGCCCATAAAAAAGCACAGTCTGACGAAATAGACCGCATTCTGGATAAATTGAAAAAATCCGGTTACGACAGTCTGACGACGGAGGAAAAGAAAAGCTTGTTCGATGCAAGCAAAAGATAATAAGATGGAACATATTGGCAAAATTGTCGCATATCTGATATTAGCTATCAACGCTTTCTTCGTAGGAACGCTGATATTGAGCGCTTACAGTCCTTATCTTAATCCGAAATTGAATCCGCTTTCCTCTGGACTGGGGCTTGCATTTCCACTATTTTTGGTAATCAATATCGCTTTTATCATTTTCTGGGTATTCATCAATTACCGGTATGCTTTAGTACCGCTAATCGGTTTTTTGGTTTGCTTTCCGCAGATAAGGACCT
The nucleotide sequence above comes from Bacteroides caccae. Encoded proteins:
- a CDS encoding hybrid sensor histidine kinase/response regulator transcription factor: MSKVLLKIYLIFFFVGMAHSIRSQSPYYYYKQLGIKEGLSQSRVQCILNDHRGYLWIGTESGLNCYDRDHLKHYLHRPEDESTLPSDNIIFIAEDSLHNLWVATTVGICLYNRGHDNFKTLSSNGKPIYVASSLLVEGGILLGGSGDIYKYTYATNKLEPLYYAKDPAYYVPFWEMVRYDDEHILLNSCWNGIYSFNIKTHELKKVDAFTGKSYTTIFLDSHKRLWVSVYGSGLYCYQEGKLLKHFTTSNSSLTYDVIHDIMEKDNQLWVATDGGGINIISLDDFSFTNIQQKQDDVHSFPANTIYRLYLDSANNMWAGSIRRGLIGIRNVFACSYQNVPFGNLYGLSNQTINSFFQDSDGMVWVGTDGGGINRFDPLTGTFKHYPSTMHEKVVSIVEYTPDELLFSSFNEGLFIFHKQTGRVRPFVLVDKETNDRECIDGFSVNIRRVTPDKILFSGQHIFIYDTTRRKFEIVATMGREYERNSPLIIATVGTKTYLTDLKNICEYDSSEGIFRTIYQGKYIINDASRDQDGVFWLASTEGLVRYDPRTGESELIKTSLFQEVSSVVTDNQHRIWVGTRRYLFVYSSLTRNFVTLDEVDGVLPNEYLFQATLLAHNGDVFLGGTMGMTVINSGFHLETEEDHTVELLDVLLNGLPVPLSEKREKAIETIRVPWDFSSLQLKVLLNEGDVFRKNFFRFNIEGIGQDLANFNSNSLVINYLPIGEYTITASYYTRNGGWSVKQPILHVVVVSPWWKSNWFYAGLCILVGIVVYGITFYFYRKKKAKQKREILRLKNKMYEEKINFLTNISHELRTPLTLICAPLKRIINHESGSDREVEKLLVPIYKQAHQMKNIIDMVLDVRKLEEGKDMLHILPYSLNEWVRSVGDKFADEYRVKGIWLEYELDERIGKVPFDKNKCEFVLSNFLMNALKFSESNTTTTPITCLLEGEGRVRVSVKDEGMGLNMVDTDSLFSSFYQGIHEKGGSGIGLSYAKSLIAHHKGKVGASNTEGKGAVFYFELPLLADTYGRQELLRADTSTGVEVNEQDKIDYTFLKKYAVMVVEDTSELRNYLKETLSNYFARVYVAKDGKEGLEQIKDRLPDIIISDVMMPRMNGFELCKEVKTNLKISHIPFILLTAYHNSQNMYTGYKTGADVFFPKPFEIDSLLALIHNQLRQREQIRIRYKDDKLLTHKDMSFSNADETFLLKLNTLIADNMSNPELDVAFLATNMCISRSLLFNKVKTITGMGIVDYVNKQRIERSIVLLTTTTMNITEISEVVGFSSLRYFSKVFKSIKGEIPSAYRKQDKVGGDTCL
- the topA gene encoding type I DNA topoisomerase, producing MQKNLVIVESPAKAKTIEKFLGKDFKVLSSYGHIRDLKKKEFSIDVEKNFKPNYEIPADKKALVSTLKAEAKEAETVWLASDEDREGEAIAWHLYEVLKLKPENTKRIVFHEITKSAILKAIEQPRDIDINLVNAQQARRILDRIVGFELSPVLWRKVKPALSAGRVQSVAVRLIVEREREIHAFKSEAAYRVTAVFLVPDTDGKLVEMKAELAHRIKTKKEAEAFLNACKGANFAIEDITTRPLKKTPPAPFTTSTLQQEAARKLGYTVAQTMMIAQRLYESGFITYMRTDSVNLSEFATIGSKDAIIKMMGERYVHPRHFETKTKGAQEAHEAIRPTYMENQSIEGTAQEKKLYDLIWKRTIASQMADAELEKTTVTISISSSSEVFTAIGEVIKFDGFLRVYRESYDDENEQEDESNLLPPLKKGQKLEHGPIVATERFTQRPPRYTEASLVRKLEELGIGRPSTYAPTISTIQNREYVEKGNKDGEERMFNVLTLKDQQVKDENHTEITGTEKAKLFPTDTGTVVNDFLTEYFPDILDYNFTASVEKEFDEIAEGEVKWTSILKTFYDQFHPSVENTLAIKTEHKVGERILGEEPETGKPVSVKIGRFGPMAQIGTAEDEEKPRFAQMKKGQSIETITLEEVLELFKLPRTLGEYEGKTVSVGIGRFGPYVLHNKVYVSLPKTMDPMEITLEEAEQLILEKRTKEAERHIKKFAEEPELEILNGRYGPYIAYKGNNYKIPKDIVPQDLSLHSCMELIRIQDEKGVTSAPKKKFAKKK
- a CDS encoding LruC domain-containing protein; the protein is MKQTIFVKTLMGIFCIPLICSCVDNERDLFQEPEKIPKEQFFDFDMNQSLALDIDYGFKEEYTVLFEIYDQDPIEVNDKDGSWKKKEVEPFYRAATDKHGKFSEDGISIPADISEVWLSSDYLGTASPVKLTINADHRISFNQNDYVKSLLEKASTPISRGATANQHKYLDVWTLLPGMDWDDNGRPNNLSKEKNIPPADVLYNIKSIFDKAGGRNIHDNYPEFFNGDMISDIPITKDTEVSLVFVNSSAAWYNTVGYYTYPTSEIPTIENIKRILAFPNASPIYKTAGVGALVCGDEVKLKYWNEDTGKFEDKFPKGVTIGWYLQGMGFRSTPSNGDSQGDLVKGMGPRYSTTILNEPGKDGVQRQRTISLRDSKSNQIVAIGFEDNIDLDYCDAIFYVHIAEKDAIDEGVIPELPTDPEGPTDEDNYTSYSGILTFEDLWPEQGDYDMNDVMIRYTSKVYKSILTNRIYKVVDEFTPLHRGGYLVNGFGYQLHNTTNSDISKVTIESPSYAPKSQYMPGETEAGQSHPTILLFDNMAIFDNKEEKARKYTVTIQVNDVTSKSILPPYNPFIFVGSGQARGREVHLVKYPPTDKADLSLLGTGKDVSRPEEDLYYVSIDLMPFALNMPVSEFPIPEEGIRIDESYPKFTTWVKSNGAQAKDWYKYPKK
- the argS gene encoding arginine--tRNA ligase, coding for MKIEDKLVASVISGLKALYSQEVPEKMVQIQKTKKEFEGHLTLVVFPFLKMSRKGPEQTAQEIGEYLKVNEPAVAAFNVIKGFLNLTIASATWIDLLNEIQADEQYGLVKATETSPLVMIEYSSPNTNKPLHLGHVRNNLLGNALANIVAANGNKVVKTNIVNDRGIHICKSMLAWKKYGNGETPETSGKKGDHLVGDYYVSFDKHYKAEVKELMTEFAAQGMSEDEAKAKAEAASPLMQEAREMLVKWEAGDPEIRGLWEMMNNWVYAGFDETYRKMGVSFDKIYYESNTYLEGKEKVMEGLEKGFFFKKEDGSVWADLTAEGLDHKLLLRGDGTSVYMTQDIGTAKLRFADYPIDKMIYVVGNEQNYHFQVLSILLDKLGFEWGKSLVHFSYGMVELPEGKMKSREGTVVDADDLMEEMIATAKETSQELGKLDGLTQEEADDIARIVGLGALKYFILKVDARKNMTFNPKESIDFNGNTGPFIQYTYARIQSVLRKAAESGIVVPGQIPAGIELSEKEEGLIQMVADFAAVVKQAGEDYSPSIIANYTYDLVKEYNQFYHDFSILREENEAVKVFRIALSANVAKVVRLGMSLLGIEVPSRM
- a CDS encoding HU family DNA-binding protein, which gives rise to MNKSELISAMAAESQMSKADAKKALDAFITSVTNAMKAGDKVSLVGFGTFSVSERAERTGINPSTKATITIPAKKVAKFKAGAELSAAVE
- a CDS encoding rhomboid family intramembrane serine protease: MPTVTKNLIIINVLVFFGTLVAQRYGIDLANYLGLHFFLASDFNPAQLITYMFMHGGFSHIFFNMFAVFMFGPILEQTWGPKRFLFYYILCGIGAGLIQEGVQYIQYITELSQHTEVNLIGYGIISMDQYLNMMTTVGASGAVYAILLAFGMLYPNNQLFIFPLPFPIKAKFFVIGYAAIELWAGLANSAGDNVAHFAHLGGMLFGLILILYWRKKSKNNGTYYN
- a CDS encoding rhomboid family intramembrane serine protease yields the protein MGHIITDLKETFRRGNIFIQLIYINVSIFIIGTLINVFLQLFQHSIPDIFGIFALPASFIRFFHQPWSIITYMFMHAGLLHILFNMLWLYWFGSLFLHFFSAKHLRGLYILGGILGGLLYMVAYNVFPLFNQEVAVSTLVGASASVLAIVAATAYREPNYRVQLFLFGAIRLKYLALVVIGIDVLSITSSNAGGHIAHLGGALAGLWFATSLSKGADLTAWINWLLDAFISLFQKKTWKHKPKMKVHYGGGTTSREKDYDYNAHKKAQSDEIDRILDKLKKSGYDSLTTEEKKSLFDASKR